A single genomic interval of Streptococcus oralis subsp. dentisani harbors:
- a CDS encoding dihydroorotase — protein sequence MLLIKNGRVMDPKSGLDQVYDILVQDGKIAKIAPEIKEEGAELIDATGLVVAPGLVDIHVHFREPGQTHKEDIHTGALAAAAGGFTTVVMMANTSPTISDVETLQEVLQSAAKEKINVKTVATITKNFNGQDLTDFKALLKAGAVGFSDDGIPLESSKVLKEALETAKKLGTFVCLHEEDPGLNGILGFNENIAKDHFKICGATGVAEYAMIARDVMIAYATKAHVHIQHLSKEESVKVVEFAQGLGAQVTAEVAPQHFSKTEALLLTQGSNAKMNPPLRLESDRRAVIEGLKSGVITVIATDHAPHHADEKNVEDITKAPSGMTGLETSLSLGLTYLVEAGELSLMELLEKMTVNPAKLYNFEAGYLAENGPADITIFDDKAYRTVGPNFASKSSNSPFIGETLKGQVKYTICKGQIVYKN from the coding sequence ATGCTACTAATCAAAAATGGTCGTGTAATGGATCCCAAGTCTGGTTTGGATCAAGTGTATGATATTTTAGTCCAAGATGGAAAAATTGCCAAAATTGCTCCGGAAATCAAGGAAGAAGGAGCAGAGCTAATTGATGCTACAGGTCTTGTTGTTGCGCCTGGACTAGTTGATATTCATGTTCATTTCCGTGAACCTGGTCAAACCCACAAGGAGGACATCCATACTGGTGCTCTAGCAGCTGCTGCAGGTGGTTTCACAACGGTTGTCATGATGGCTAATACTAGTCCAACCATTTCGGATGTAGAGACTCTTCAAGAAGTTCTCCAGTCAGCTGCCAAGGAAAAGATTAACGTCAAAACGGTTGCGACTATTACCAAGAATTTTAATGGCCAAGACTTGACTGACTTTAAGGCGCTTTTAAAAGCAGGTGCCGTTGGTTTCTCAGATGACGGTATTCCACTTGAAAGCAGCAAGGTTCTCAAAGAAGCCTTGGAAACTGCTAAAAAACTTGGCACCTTTGTTTGTTTACACGAGGAAGATCCCGGCTTGAACGGTATTCTTGGGTTTAACGAAAACATCGCTAAAGACCACTTCAAGATCTGTGGTGCGACAGGGGTAGCAGAATACGCCATGATTGCGCGTGATGTTATGATTGCCTATGCAACTAAGGCCCATGTTCACATCCAGCATTTGTCTAAGGAAGAAAGTGTCAAGGTAGTGGAATTCGCTCAAGGTTTGGGAGCGCAAGTCACAGCAGAAGTGGCACCACAACATTTTTCTAAGACAGAAGCTCTTCTTTTAACTCAAGGGAGCAATGCCAAAATGAATCCTCCGCTTCGTTTGGAGTCAGATCGTCGTGCCGTGATTGAAGGTCTTAAGTCGGGCGTCATCACTGTAATTGCGACAGACCACGCGCCTCACCATGCAGATGAGAAAAATGTAGAAGATATCACTAAAGCACCATCTGGTATGACTGGTTTGGAAACCTCTCTTTCTCTTGGTTTGACTTATTTGGTGGAAGCTGGTGAGCTAAGCTTGATGGAATTGCTAGAAAAAATGACTGTCAATCCAGCTAAACTTTACAACTTTGAAGCAGGCTACTTGGCTGAAAATGGTCCAGCGGATATCACCATCTTTGATGACAAGGCTTATCGTACTGTTGGTCCAAACTTTGCTTCAAAATCATCAAATTCACCATTTATCGGGGAAACCTTAAAAGGGCAGGTTAAATATACCATCTGTAAGGGACAAATCGTCTACAAAAACTAG
- a CDS encoding YkgJ family cysteine cluster protein, which yields MSKEIDIEYYHQLALQKQKEHRKVLANLKKKPPKNLDKIAQQIHQEVFDEIDCTACANCCKTLGPNFKEADITRIAKYFKMKLPAFEAEFLQVDEDGDKVFKSMPCPFLGGDNLCSIYDVRPKACREFPHTDRKKIHQINHLTIKNTLTCPAAYLFVEKLKDRL from the coding sequence ATGTCTAAAGAAATTGATATTGAGTATTACCACCAACTAGCACTGCAAAAGCAGAAGGAGCACCGCAAAGTGTTAGCTAATCTAAAGAAAAAACCTCCTAAAAACTTAGATAAGATTGCCCAGCAGATTCACCAAGAAGTCTTTGATGAGATTGATTGTACTGCCTGTGCTAACTGTTGCAAGACATTGGGACCCAACTTCAAAGAAGCTGATATTACCCGTATCGCCAAATACTTTAAGATGAAATTACCAGCTTTTGAAGCGGAATTCCTTCAGGTGGATGAAGATGGGGATAAAGTTTTCAAATCCATGCCTTGCCCCTTTCTAGGAGGAGACAATCTCTGCTCCATCTATGACGTTCGTCCCAAGGCCTGTCGTGAATTTCCCCATACAGATCGTAAAAAGATCCATCAAATAAATCATTTGACGATTAAGAATACCTTGACCTGCCCAGCAGCTTATCTCTTTGTTGAGAAATTAAAGGATAGGTTATAG
- a CDS encoding glycerate kinase — MKIVIAPDSFKESLTAEEVAQAIKRGFQKSIADVECLLCPVGDGGEGTVDAIRHSLELEEKWQEVTGPFGLKEAMRYFQKDQRALFEVADLVGLGKIPQEKRNPLHIQTRGIGELIRHLIELGMKEIYIGVGGTASNDGGIGIAAGLGYRFYDKNGKELPACGQTLLEFESISDSELYRIPEDVKIRILADVVSPLCGHQGATYTFGKQKGLEPALFETVDLAIQGFYEKFSPSTLSLKGAGAGGGIAAGLCAFAEACIVSGIDTCLDLIDFDKKVAGADLVIVGEGRLDCQSFAGKAPIGVAKRTPNGVPIIAICGSLADDLPPLPFENIQAAFSILEKSEPLEDSLKNASLYLEHTAANIGRLLKLRKD; from the coding sequence ATGAAGATTGTAATTGCACCTGATTCTTTTAAAGAAAGTTTGACGGCAGAAGAGGTCGCTCAAGCTATAAAAAGAGGATTCCAAAAATCGATAGCAGATGTAGAATGTCTGCTCTGTCCTGTTGGTGATGGTGGGGAAGGAACTGTAGACGCTATTCGCCATTCTCTTGAACTCGAAGAAAAATGGCAAGAGGTGACGGGACCTTTTGGTCTAAAAGAAGCAATGCGCTACTTTCAGAAAGATCAAAGGGCACTCTTTGAAGTTGCTGACTTGGTTGGTTTAGGGAAGATTCCGCAGGAGAAACGAAATCCCCTCCACATCCAAACACGTGGTATCGGAGAGTTGATTCGTCACCTCATAGAACTTGGAATGAAAGAAATCTATATCGGTGTTGGCGGTACCGCAAGCAATGATGGTGGAATTGGCATTGCTGCTGGTCTGGGTTATCGCTTTTATGATAAGAATGGAAAAGAATTGCCAGCTTGCGGTCAGACTTTGCTTGAGTTCGAGTCAATTTCAGACAGCGAGTTGTATAGGATTCCTGAAGATGTGAAGATTCGCATTTTAGCAGATGTCGTGAGTCCTCTATGTGGCCACCAAGGAGCGACCTATACATTTGGAAAACAAAAGGGCTTGGAACCTGCATTGTTTGAGACAGTAGATCTGGCTATACAGGGGTTCTATGAAAAATTCTCACCTTCAACCCTATCTCTGAAGGGAGCAGGAGCTGGTGGTGGGATTGCTGCTGGGCTATGTGCTTTTGCTGAGGCCTGTATCGTATCTGGGATTGATACTTGCTTGGATTTGATTGACTTTGATAAGAAAGTTGCAGGTGCTGACTTGGTTATTGTCGGAGAGGGCAGACTGGACTGTCAAAGCTTTGCTGGAAAAGCTCCTATCGGTGTAGCAAAAAGAACCCCTAACGGAGTTCCTATTATCGCTATTTGCGGTAGTCTTGCTGACGATTTGCCTCCCCTACCATTCGAAAATATACAGGCAGCCTTTTCTATTTTAGAGAAAAGTGAACCACTAGAAGATAGTCTGAAAAATGCAAGCCTCTATTTGGAGCACACAGCTGCTAATATTGGTCGTTTATTAAAGTTGAGGAAGGATTAA
- a CDS encoding NUDIX hydrolase, with protein sequence MPQLATICYIDNGKELLMLHRNKKPNDVHEGKWIGVGGKLERGETPQECAAREILEETGLKAKPVLKGVITFPEFTPDLDWYTYVFKVTEFEGELIDCNEGTLEWVPYDEVLSKPTWEGDHTFVEWLLEDKPFFSAKFVYDGDKLLDTQVDFYE encoded by the coding sequence ATGCCTCAGTTAGCGACGATTTGCTACATTGATAACGGAAAAGAACTGCTCATGCTCCATCGTAATAAGAAGCCTAATGATGTCCACGAAGGCAAATGGATTGGCGTGGGTGGTAAGCTAGAGCGAGGAGAGACACCTCAGGAGTGCGCAGCGCGTGAAATCCTCGAAGAGACAGGCCTCAAAGCCAAGCCAGTTCTAAAAGGTGTCATCACTTTTCCAGAATTCACGCCAGATTTAGACTGGTACACCTATGTTTTTAAGGTGACAGAGTTTGAAGGTGAGTTGATTGACTGCAATGAGGGGACGCTGGAATGGGTTCCCTATGATGAAGTTTTGAGCAAGCCAACTTGGGAGGGTGACCACACCTTTGTTGAGTGGCTTTTAGAGGACAAACCCTTCTTTTCAGCCAAGTTTGTTTATGATGGGGATAAATTATTGGATACCCAAGTTGATTTCTATGAATAA
- the eno gene encoding surface-displayed alpha-enolase: MSIITDVYAREVLDSRGNPTLEVEVYTESGAFGRGMVPSGASTGEHEAVELRDGDKSRYGGLGTQKAVDNVNNIIAEAIIGYDVRDQQAIDRAMIALDGTPNKGKLGANAILGVSIAVARAAADYLEIPLYSYLGGFNTKVLPTPMMNIINGGSHSDAPIAFQEFMIVPAGAPSFKEALRWGAEIFHALKKILKSRGLETAVGDEGGFAPRFEGTEDGVETILAAIEAAGYVPGKDVFIGFDCASSEFYDKERKVYDYTKFEGEGAAVRTAAEQIDYLEELVNKYPIITIEDGMDENDWDGWKALTERLGGKVQLVGDDFFVTNTSYLEKGIAEGAANSILIKVNQIGTLTETFDAIEMAKEAGYTAVVSHRSGETEDSTIADIAVATNAGQIKTGSLSRTDRIAKYNQLLRIEDQLGEVAEYRGLKSFYNLKK; encoded by the coding sequence ATGTCAATTATTACTGATGTTTACGCTCGCGAAGTCCTAGACTCACGCGGTAACCCAACACTTGAAGTAGAAGTTTACACTGAATCAGGTGCTTTCGGACGTGGTATGGTTCCATCAGGAGCTTCTACTGGTGAACACGAAGCAGTTGAACTTCGCGACGGTGACAAATCTCGTTACGGTGGTCTTGGTACACAAAAAGCTGTTGACAACGTAAACAACATCATCGCTGAAGCAATCATCGGCTACGATGTACGTGACCAACAAGCTATCGACCGTGCTATGATCGCACTTGATGGTACTCCTAACAAAGGTAAATTGGGTGCAAACGCAATTCTTGGTGTGTCTATCGCTGTAGCTCGTGCTGCTGCTGACTACCTTGAAATCCCACTTTACAGCTACCTTGGTGGATTCAACACTAAAGTTCTTCCAACTCCAATGATGAACATCATCAACGGTGGTTCTCACTCTGACGCTCCAATCGCTTTCCAAGAATTCATGATCGTACCTGCTGGTGCACCATCATTCAAAGAAGCTCTTCGTTGGGGTGCTGAAATCTTCCACGCTCTTAAGAAAATCCTTAAATCACGTGGTTTGGAAACTGCCGTAGGTGACGAAGGTGGATTCGCTCCTCGTTTCGAAGGAACTGAAGACGGTGTTGAAACTATCCTTGCTGCTATCGAAGCTGCTGGATATGTTCCTGGTAAAGACGTATTTATCGGATTTGACTGTGCTTCATCAGAATTCTACGATAAAGAACGTAAAGTTTACGACTACACTAAATTCGAAGGTGAAGGAGCTGCTGTACGTACTGCTGCAGAACAAATCGACTACCTTGAAGAATTGGTAAACAAGTACCCAATCATCACTATCGAAGATGGTATGGACGAAAACGACTGGGATGGTTGGAAAGCTCTTACTGAACGTCTTGGTGGTAAAGTTCAATTGGTTGGTGACGACTTCTTCGTAACAAACACTTCTTACCTTGAAAAAGGTATTGCAGAAGGCGCAGCTAACTCAATCCTTATCAAAGTTAACCAAATCGGTACTCTTACTGAAACATTCGACGCTATTGAAATGGCGAAAGAAGCTGGTTACACTGCCGTTGTATCACACCGTTCAGGTGAAACTGAAGATTCAACAATCGCCGACATCGCAGTTGCAACTAACGCAGGACAAATCAAGACTGGTTCACTTTCACGTACAGACCGTATCGCTAAATACAACCAATTGCTTCGTATTGAAGACCAACTTGGTGAAGTAGCTGAATACCGTGGATTGAAATCATTCTACAACCTTAAAAAATAA
- the glgA gene encoding glycogen synthase GlgA produces the protein MKILFVAAEGAPFSKTGGLGDVIGALPKSLVKAGHEVAVVLPYYDMVEAKFGDQIEDVLHFEVSVGWRRQYCGIKKTVLNGVTFYFVDNQTYFFRGHVYGDFDDGERFAFFQLAALEAMERIDFIPDILHAHDYHTAMIPFLLKEKYRWIQAYQGIRTVLTIHNLEFQGQFSEGMLWDLFGVGFERYADGTLRWNDCLNWMKAGILYADRVSTVSPSYAHEIMTSQFGCGLDQILRMESGKVSGIVNGIDTDLYNPETDALLDYHFDKDDLSGKAQNKAKLQERVGLPVRADVPLVGVVSRLTRQKGFDVVVESLHRFLQEDVQIVLLGTGDPAFEHSFSWFAQVYPDKLSANITFDVKLAQEIYAACDLFLMPSRFEPCGLSQMMAMRYGTLPLVHEVGGLRDTVQSFNPIEGTGTGFSFDNLTPYWLNWSFQTALDVYKNQPDVWRNLQKQAMECDFSWDTACKSYLDLYHSLVN, from the coding sequence ATGAAAATTTTATTCGTAGCAGCAGAGGGTGCGCCCTTTTCAAAAACAGGTGGTTTGGGAGATGTCATTGGCGCTCTTCCAAAATCACTGGTAAAGGCAGGGCACGAAGTTGCGGTTGTCTTACCTTACTATGACATGGTAGAGGCTAAATTCGGCGACCAGATTGAGGATGTTCTTCACTTTGAAGTGAGTGTAGGATGGCGTAGACAGTACTGTGGTATTAAGAAGACCGTCTTGAATGGTGTTACCTTCTACTTCGTAGACAATCAAACGTATTTCTTCCGAGGTCATGTTTACGGAGATTTCGATGATGGTGAACGTTTTGCCTTCTTCCAACTGGCTGCTCTTGAAGCCATGGAGCGAATTGATTTCATTCCAGATATTCTCCATGCCCATGATTATCACACCGCTATGATTCCTTTTCTCTTGAAGGAAAAATACAGATGGATTCAGGCATATCAAGGAATCAGAACCGTTTTAACTATTCATAATTTGGAATTCCAAGGTCAGTTTTCTGAAGGAATGTTGTGGGATTTGTTCGGTGTAGGATTTGAACGCTATGCTGATGGCACCCTTCGTTGGAATGACTGTCTTAACTGGATGAAAGCAGGTATTCTCTACGCGGATCGTGTCTCAACCGTATCTCCTAGCTATGCACACGAGATTATGACTAGTCAGTTTGGTTGCGGTTTGGATCAGATTCTTCGTATGGAGTCAGGTAAGGTTTCGGGTATTGTTAATGGAATCGATACTGATCTCTATAATCCAGAGACAGATGCTCTTTTAGACTATCATTTTGATAAGGATGACTTGTCAGGAAAAGCACAAAACAAAGCAAAATTGCAAGAGAGAGTTGGTCTACCAGTACGAGCAGATGTTCCACTAGTTGGGGTTGTCTCTCGCTTGACACGCCAAAAAGGTTTTGATGTTGTTGTAGAAAGCTTGCATCGTTTCTTACAAGAGGACGTTCAAATAGTCCTTTTAGGGACAGGAGATCCTGCTTTTGAACATTCCTTCTCATGGTTTGCGCAAGTCTATCCTGACAAGCTATCAGCAAATATCACTTTCGACGTCAAACTTGCTCAAGAAATCTACGCAGCTTGTGATCTCTTCCTCATGCCAAGTCGTTTTGAACCATGTGGCTTATCTCAAATGATGGCAATGCGCTACGGAACTCTACCATTGGTTCATGAGGTTGGCGGACTAAGAGATACAGTTCAATCCTTCAATCCAATCGAAGGAACTGGTACTGGATTTAGCTTTGACAATTTAACACCATACTGGCTTAACTGGAGTTTCCAAACAGCCTTGGATGTTTATAAGAACCAGCCAGATGTTTGGAGAAATCTACAAAAGCAAGCTATGGAATGCGATTTCTCATGGGACACAGCTTGTAAGTCTTATCTTGACTTGTACCATAGTTTAGTCAACTAA
- a CDS encoding ClbS/DfsB family four-helix bundle protein, whose amino-acid sequence MPRPRTKEELVLASKENYEKLNHFISKLSEEELQTPFDFSKDQKKKEAHWKRDKNLRDVLIHLYEWHQLLLTWVHSNQKGHERPFLPEPYNWKTYGEMNVAFWKKHQRTSLEEATKLLNQSHEEVLELMEGFSNDELFTKGVYKWTGGTSLGSYFVSSTSSHYDWALKKLKAHQRNCKNS is encoded by the coding sequence ATGCCTAGACCAAGAACGAAAGAAGAATTAGTGTTAGCCTCTAAGGAAAACTATGAAAAGCTCAATCACTTTATATCTAAATTAAGTGAAGAGGAACTACAGACTCCTTTTGATTTTTCAAAAGACCAAAAGAAAAAAGAAGCTCACTGGAAAAGAGATAAAAATCTAAGAGATGTTCTGATCCATCTCTATGAATGGCATCAGTTACTTTTGACATGGGTACATTCCAATCAAAAGGGTCATGAAAGACCTTTTCTCCCTGAACCTTATAATTGGAAAACTTATGGGGAAATGAATGTCGCTTTTTGGAAGAAGCACCAGAGAACGTCCTTAGAAGAAGCAACCAAACTCCTCAATCAATCGCATGAAGAGGTTTTAGAGTTGATGGAAGGCTTCAGCAATGACGAATTGTTCACAAAAGGTGTCTATAAGTGGACGGGAGGAACAAGTCTAGGCTCCTACTTTGTCAGTAGCACTTCCAGTCACTATGATTGGGCTCTGAAAAAACTCAAAGCTCATCAGCGAAATTGTAAGAATAGCTAG
- a CDS encoding AraC family transcriptional regulator, whose amino-acid sequence MMHQFNQTMDYLEQQLTSEVDMKRFQQLSGYSYPLFSRLFSILADMTLAEYLRNRRLSEAVTDLRESTEKVIDIALKYGYDSADAFSAAFKKFHGATPSEVRNGKPYRVFPRLQLSLKITGGKNMDIKIQKKPAFTVAGVLLEAIDNSQCPSAWEQLYANHSFESLESLGSGQSFGLCSDVKEGEIINYMAAYDVTDKAKAEELGLSIKDIPAAEYAIVPVKGPIPASIHNAWKYVLEVFFPETGYRHSGAPDFEVYTEGDMSSPDYQMELWIPVSKD is encoded by the coding sequence ATGATGCATCAATTCAATCAAACCATGGATTATTTGGAGCAGCAACTGACTTCAGAAGTGGATATGAAAAGATTTCAACAGCTATCTGGCTATTCTTATCCTCTCTTTAGCAGGCTCTTTTCCATCCTAGCAGATATGACTTTAGCAGAATATTTGCGCAATCGCAGGCTGTCAGAAGCTGTGACAGACTTGCGGGAAAGCACTGAGAAAGTCATTGACATAGCGCTGAAATACGGCTATGACTCTGCGGATGCCTTCAGCGCAGCCTTTAAGAAATTCCATGGTGCGACCCCCTCAGAAGTTCGAAATGGAAAACCTTATCGGGTCTTTCCTAGACTTCAATTATCCTTAAAGATTACAGGAGGAAAGAACATGGATATCAAGATTCAAAAGAAACCTGCTTTTACCGTGGCAGGCGTTCTATTGGAAGCTATTGACAATAGCCAATGCCCGTCTGCATGGGAGCAGCTTTATGCAAATCACAGCTTTGAAAGTCTAGAGAGTCTGGGAAGTGGCCAATCCTTTGGTCTCTGCTCGGATGTGAAAGAAGGCGAAATCATTAACTACATGGCGGCTTATGATGTGACGGATAAAGCGAAAGCAGAAGAACTAGGTCTGTCAATCAAAGACATCCCAGCAGCTGAATATGCTATCGTCCCAGTCAAAGGTCCTATACCAGCTAGCATTCACAATGCTTGGAAGTATGTTTTGGAGGTTTTTTTCCCAGAAACAGGCTATCGCCACTCAGGAGCGCCAGATTTTGAAGTCTATACTGAAGGAGATATGTCGTCACCAGACTATCAAATGGAACTCTGGATACCAGTAAGCAAGGACTAG
- a CDS encoding uracil-DNA glycosylase, which translates to MQHSSWHALIKEQLPEGYFGKINQFMEQVYAQGTVYPPKEKVFQALLKTPLEEVKVVILGQDPYHGPGQAQGLSFSVPDSIPAPPSLQNILKELSDDIGVKKSHDLTSWAEQGVLLLNACLTVPAGQANGHAGQIWEPFTDAVIQVVNNLDRPVVFVLWGAYARKKKALVTNPHHLIIESVHPSPLSVYRGFWGSKPFSKANAFLTETGQEPIDWLR; encoded by the coding sequence ATGCAACACTCATCTTGGCATGCTTTGATTAAGGAGCAATTACCTGAAGGTTATTTCGGGAAAATCAATCAATTTATGGAGCAGGTTTATGCCCAAGGGACTGTTTATCCACCCAAGGAAAAGGTTTTTCAGGCTCTCTTGAAAACTCCGCTTGAAGAAGTTAAGGTGGTGATTCTAGGGCAGGATCCCTATCACGGGCCAGGTCAAGCTCAGGGCTTGAGTTTTTCTGTACCTGACTCTATCCCAGCTCCGCCATCCTTGCAAAACATCTTGAAAGAATTGTCAGATGATATCGGGGTTAAGAAATCTCATGATTTGACGTCTTGGGCTGAGCAAGGAGTCTTACTTCTCAATGCTTGCTTGACGGTTCCTGCTGGTCAGGCCAATGGTCATGCTGGGCAGATATGGGAGCCTTTTACAGATGCTGTGATTCAGGTTGTCAATAATCTAGACAGACCTGTAGTCTTTGTACTCTGGGGTGCTTATGCACGCAAGAAGAAGGCCTTAGTTACCAATCCTCACCACTTGATTATCGAATCAGTCCATCCTAGTCCTTTATCGGTTTACAGAGGATTTTGGGGTTCCAAGCCTTTTTCCAAGGCCAATGCATTTTTAACAGAGACAGGACAAGAGCCAATCGATTGGCTTAGATAA
- the serB gene encoding phosphoserine phosphatase SerB, whose translation MIQVKGLCVMDVDGTLIAEEVIDLLGKEAGCEEEISQITRQAMRGELNFERSLRARVALLKGLPISVFDTVFKSIHLSKNAQEFISVLQKKGILVGLVSGGFTPIVERLAESLGISYFSANQLEVKDNFLTGRLVGEIVTAQVKQATLENWRKELELPKERTIAIGDGANDLLMLKSAGHGIAFCAKEFVKVEIACHVDTRDLLEVLPLIDFLE comes from the coding sequence ATGATCCAAGTAAAAGGCCTGTGTGTCATGGATGTTGATGGCACCCTGATAGCAGAAGAAGTGATTGATCTTTTAGGAAAAGAAGCAGGTTGCGAAGAAGAAATATCGCAGATTACAAGACAGGCAATGCGAGGTGAACTGAACTTTGAAAGGAGTTTACGAGCGAGAGTGGCTTTGTTAAAAGGTCTTCCGATTTCGGTCTTTGATACTGTCTTCAAATCCATTCATCTGTCCAAAAATGCCCAAGAATTTATCTCCGTACTTCAAAAGAAGGGCATTCTAGTCGGTCTAGTGTCTGGTGGATTTACACCAATAGTTGAGAGATTAGCAGAATCCCTTGGCATCTCCTATTTCTCTGCCAACCAGTTGGAAGTCAAAGACAACTTTTTAACAGGTCGACTAGTTGGTGAAATTGTTACAGCCCAAGTAAAACAAGCTACTCTTGAGAATTGGAGAAAGGAATTAGAACTGCCCAAAGAAAGAACGATTGCCATCGGTGATGGTGCCAATGATCTCTTGATGTTAAAGTCAGCAGGCCACGGTATAGCCTTTTGTGCCAAAGAATTCGTAAAAGTTGAGATAGCTTGTCATGTAGATACAAGGGATCTTTTAGAAGTTTTGCCTTTGATTGATTTCTTAGAATGA
- a CDS encoding DUF1694 domain-containing protein: MTDLSKQLLEKTHGGPKLNPDEQRRYLGTFEERVLGYADINTANSPELEHGFFSILEGFQEKVEELFVKISPNIEFDKQVFYLKQAKESNCQATIVSDDHITSPFGLVIHTNEPVQVDEKDLRLAFSNLWEEKKTETPKKSIWKKWLG, encoded by the coding sequence ATGACAGATTTATCAAAACAACTACTAGAAAAAACTCATGGTGGGCCGAAATTAAACCCAGATGAACAACGCCGCTACCTCGGTACTTTCGAGGAAAGAGTTCTTGGCTACGCGGATATCAATACTGCCAATAGTCCTGAATTAGAACATGGATTTTTCTCTATTTTAGAGGGCTTTCAAGAAAAGGTAGAGGAACTTTTTGTGAAAATCTCACCAAATATTGAGTTTGACAAACAGGTCTTTTACTTAAAACAAGCAAAGGAAAGCAACTGCCAGGCGACTATTGTTTCAGACGATCATATCACCTCTCCTTTTGGTCTAGTTATTCACACGAATGAACCTGTTCAAGTAGATGAAAAGGACCTTAGACTTGCATTCTCGAATCTCTGGGAGGAGAAAAAGACAGAAACTCCGAAAAAATCCATCTGGAAAAAATGGTTGGGTTAA
- a CDS encoding YjjG family noncanonical pyrimidine nucleotidase, which translates to MPYKFLLFDLDHTLLDFDAAEDVALTQLLKEEGVSDIQAYKDYYVPMNKALWKDLEQKKISKQELVNTRFSRLFAHFGLEKDGTLLAQRYQFYLAQQGQTFSGAHEFLDGLIERDYELYAATNGITAIQTGRLAQSGLAPYFNQVFISEQLQTQKPDALFYEKIGQQIAGFDKEKTLMIGDSLTADIQGGNNAGIDTIWYNPHHLENKTQAQPTYEVHSYQDLLDCLDKL; encoded by the coding sequence TTGCCCTACAAATTTCTACTCTTCGATCTCGACCACACCTTGCTTGATTTTGATGCTGCTGAGGATGTGGCTTTGACGCAACTTCTAAAGGAAGAAGGAGTTTCGGATATTCAAGCCTATAAAGACTATTATGTTCCTATGAACAAGGCTCTCTGGAAGGACTTGGAACAAAAGAAAATCAGTAAACAAGAGCTGGTTAACACGCGCTTTTCTCGTTTATTTGCTCATTTCGGACTAGAGAAAGACGGTACTTTGCTTGCCCAGCGTTACCAATTTTATCTCGCACAGCAGGGGCAAACTTTTTCGGGCGCTCATGAATTCTTGGACGGTCTCATCGAGCGCGATTATGAGCTATACGCTGCGACAAATGGGATTACTGCCATTCAGACAGGGCGTCTGGCTCAATCAGGTTTGGCTCCCTATTTCAACCAAGTTTTTATCTCCGAGCAGTTACAAACACAAAAACCTGATGCACTATTCTATGAAAAAATCGGTCAGCAGATTGCTGGATTTGATAAAGAAAAGACACTGATGATTGGAGATTCTCTAACCGCCGACATTCAAGGTGGCAATAATGCTGGCATTGATACTATCTGGTACAATCCCCATCATCTGGAAAATAAGACGCAAGCTCAGCCGACTTATGAAGTCCATTCTTACCAAGACTTACTAGATTGTTTGGATAAACTGTAA